Within Henriciella litoralis, the genomic segment AAGCGTTTCGGCAAACCAGACATCGCGGCCACGGTTTGACTCGCGCACAAAGTCCCGCAAGGCGTTGCTCTGTTCGACTGCGCCCGAAACATCCCCGACAATGGCGACCTTGCGTTGATAGTTGATGATCTTCTGCAGGAAGAACCCGGCTTTCCGGTTCGACAGCTCGAAGAAATCTTCGTCCAGCCGCGCCACCGGGATGGCAATCCAGTCGGCCCCGGCCGCGAATGCATCCGAGAGCAGGCTGGCGGCATCCGCCTCGCTCCCGAGCTTCGGTCCGCTTGGATCGATCACCAGCACGGTGGTGCCAGCGACAGACATCGTGGACAAGGTCATTCGTCGAGCGCCCCGGACGCTTCAAGGAAAAAGCAGATCTGTTCAGCCGTGTCGGGGATGAAGTGATAGGCCTCAGGCCTGTAATCGAGCCGGATCTGCGGCGCGACTGTCTCGATGCGCGTCCTTGTGTGGTCGGAATCGATCAGCACGTCCCTGCCCCCGGCAATGACGAGAACTGGCATCTTCAGCCCGGCAAGCTCCTCATCCGAGAGCAGCGGAATCTTCACGATCCGGCCGCGAAAATTGTCCATGACCAGCGCATTGAAGGCGACGAAGCGCTCGACAAGCGGTCGCTCATGCTGCTGGCGCATTTGCGGACCGAGGACCATGTCGCGCAGCTTCATCGCGCCTTTCTTGCCCATGAACAGCAATGGAAGCGCCTTCAGAAGGATGTTCTTCTGCTTGCCGATGCCGGCTGGCGCGATCCCGGCGATTGCGCTCACGCGATCAGGGCGACGGCGCGCATAATCGAGCGCCAGCCATCCACCCAGCGAAAGGCCGACAAAGACCGCCGCGTGGAGGCCCAGCCCATCCATGACATCATCCAGCCAAAGCGCATGTGCCTCACTGTCCAGCGGCTCGCGCACCGGCGCCGAAAAGCCGGGCTCTCCGATCATGTCGACGCAATAGCAACAAAAATGTCGGGCATAGGTCTCGATATTACCCATCCAGCTGGCCAAGTTCGCGACCGAGCCGTGCAGAAGGATGAGCGCTGGGCCATATTCCGGCCCGCAAGCCAGCACGAATGTCTCGCCGCTCCGCGTCTGGATGCAGCGCTGCTCGCTTGCGACTGGCCAGCGCGAAAGAATGTCCCGATACGCCGTTTCGACAATCTGTCTGCCCGCATCGCTTTTGTAGAAATGCGACCGCGCCATCATGCGCCACCCGAATAAAGCTCGATGAGCCGGAGCATGGCGATATTGCTGTTGAGGCTTCCGAGACAGACCACTTTCAGTCGCTCGCGTGCCTCATCATACATCGTTTCGACACGAAAGGCCGGATCATCTGCGCGTTGGCCGTTGGATGCGGCGACAACAGCATTGGTGATGCGGATCGCGTCATCCCGGCTCACGCCTTCAATCTCGATAATGTTTGACGCTTCGATATGACGGCGCGCCGGGCGCGGACCAGCATCTGCGATGCCCGTCAGCCGCTGCAGCGCCGAAGCGGTTATCCGGTAGGACTTGCCAATCTTCTGCGCGTCCAGTTCGCCGTCGCGGATATAGCGTCGCACCGTCCGCGGATGCAGGCCCAGCCGGGCGGCAACATCATCAACACTCATCAACGGCTCTGTCATGAGACATCCTCCATGGTAAATCCATATTATTCCGTAATGAGCGAGTCAATGAGTATGTTTATGTAACAATACGGACTCTCTTGTTACAAAAAAAACGCTCCCCCGGTTGGAGGAGCGTTGAACCTTACTGAATCTGGATTTGCCTAACCGAGCGCGCGGCGGACGGCTTTGTTGGCTGGGCCGGTTTCGATGCGGCCGGGATAGCGGCTTTGCAGCTCTGCCATACAGCGGCCCATATCCTTCAGCTTGCTGGCTTCCAGATCGTTCACGACATCGTCGACAGCGTCTTCCAGCGCCTCGCCCTGCAGGGGCTGTGGCAGGAAGGATTCGAGAATTTCCATCTCTTCGCGCTCACGCTCGGCTTCCGCGATGCGGCCCGATTCGTCGAATTCACGCGCGGATATCTCTCGCTGGGCGACCATGATCTCAAGAAACTTGCGAATGTCGGCCTCTTCGCAGCCTGAACAATTGCCTTCGCCGCGGGCCGTTACGTCCCGGTCGCGCATGGCGCACTGGACCAGACGAAGCGTGCGCGCACGCACACCTTGCGGGTCATCAGATTCAGCTGAATGGAGGGCCGCGATCAGCCGATCGCGAATTTTGGTAGTTGGAGAAACGTCTGTCTGTCCCATACCTGCTCTTTTCACATGGACCTTCCGCTTGACGGTCAGGTCACCACACGACTATCTCACGCCAGCCGAGGATGCGGTATCAAAATGACCCAAATCCTAATGGCGCCCGACAGGACGCGAGGAGATACGCTCATGGCCAATCAAAATCAACCGGAATCACCAGCCACAGGCGCGATCGCTCTGGCAGATGGAACGGTCTTCCTGGGCAACGGTTCCGGTAAACTCGGTATCGCTGTCGGCGAGTTGTGCTTCAATACGTCGATCACCGGATATCAGGAAATCCTCACCGATCCGTCCTATGCCGGCCAGGTCGTGCTGTTCACTTTCCCGCATGTCGGCAATGTCGGCGCCAATCCTGATGACCACGAAGAATCATCCACCTTCGCCGCCAAGGCTGCGACGGGCGCCGTCTTCCGCGAAGCCATCACTTCGCCATCCAACTGGCGCGCGCGCGATCATTTCGATGCCTGGCTCGCCAAGAAGAACATCACCGCCGTCTCCGGCGTCGATACACGCGCGCTTACCCGCATCATCCGCGAAAAAGGCATGCCGAAATGTGCGGTCGCCTATGCGCCGGATGGCAATATCGACATCGATGCCCTGATCGGGGCTGCCCGCGCCTGGGAAGGCCTTGAAGCGGCTGACCTCGCGCTCAACGTCGTCGGCGATCCGAATTATGACAATTCAGAGCGTCTCTGGGATCTCGCAACCGGCTTTTCCAACAATGACGACACAGACTTTCACGTCGTGGTGCTCGACTTTGGCGTGAAGAAGAACATCCTTCGCAATCTCGCCCATGTGAATGCGCGCGCCACCATTGTGCGCGGCGACACACCGTTTGAAGAGATCATGAAGCTCAATCCGGACGGCGTCGTGCTCTCCAACGGCCCGGGCGACCCGGCCGCCACGATCAAGCGCAGCGGCGACACCATTCGCCAACTGATCGACAGCGGCAAACCGCTTCTCGGCATCTGCCTTGGTCACCAGCTGCTCGCCCTCACCCTCGGCGCGAAGACGAAAAAGATGCCTCAAGGCCATCACGGCGCGAACCACCCCGTGAAGGATTTCGAGACCGGCAAGGTCGAGATCGTGTCGATGAACCACGGCTTCACCGTCGACACCGACACGCTGCCCGAAGGCGTCGAGGAGAGCCACAAATCGCTCTTCGACGGCACGAACTCAGGCCTGCGCGTCAAAGGCAAGCCAATCATCTCGGTTCAGCACCACCCCGAAGCCAGCCCCGGCCCGCAGGACAGCTTCTACCTGTTCAAGCGGTTTGCAGGCTTCATGAAGGACCAGCGCAGCTGAACGCCGCCTGTCTTGCGCCGAGCGACAATCGTATCGGCGCCATCGCAGATGATCTCGCGACCAAAGGTTGGACCTGGGCGCCCGGCCTGTTGCCG encodes:
- a CDS encoding DUF4180 domain-containing protein yields the protein MTLSTMSVAGTTVLVIDPSGPKLGSEADAASLLSDAFAAGADWIAIPVARLDEDFFELSNRKAGFFLQKIINYQRKVAIVGDVSGAVEQSNALRDFVRESNRGRDVWFAETLDGLRKKLEQL
- a CDS encoding alpha/beta fold hydrolase codes for the protein MARSHFYKSDAGRQIVETAYRDILSRWPVASEQRCIQTRSGETFVLACGPEYGPALILLHGSVANLASWMGNIETYARHFCCYCVDMIGEPGFSAPVREPLDSEAHALWLDDVMDGLGLHAAVFVGLSLGGWLALDYARRRPDRVSAIAGIAPAGIGKQKNILLKALPLLFMGKKGAMKLRDMVLGPQMRQQHERPLVERFVAFNALVMDNFRGRIVKIPLLSDEELAGLKMPVLVIAGGRDVLIDSDHTRTRIETVAPQIRLDYRPEAYHFIPDTAEQICFFLEASGALDE
- the carA gene encoding glutamine-hydrolyzing carbamoyl-phosphate synthase small subunit, coding for MANQNQPESPATGAIALADGTVFLGNGSGKLGIAVGELCFNTSITGYQEILTDPSYAGQVVLFTFPHVGNVGANPDDHEESSTFAAKAATGAVFREAITSPSNWRARDHFDAWLAKKNITAVSGVDTRALTRIIREKGMPKCAVAYAPDGNIDIDALIGAARAWEGLEAADLALNVVGDPNYDNSERLWDLATGFSNNDDTDFHVVVLDFGVKKNILRNLAHVNARATIVRGDTPFEEIMKLNPDGVVLSNGPGDPAATIKRSGDTIRQLIDSGKPLLGICLGHQLLALTLGAKTKKMPQGHHGANHPVKDFETGKVEIVSMNHGFTVDTDTLPEGVEESHKSLFDGTNSGLRVKGKPIISVQHHPEASPGPQDSFYLFKRFAGFMKDQRS
- a CDS encoding helix-turn-helix domain-containing protein — translated: MTEPLMSVDDVAARLGLHPRTVRRYIRDGELDAQKIGKSYRITASALQRLTGIADAGPRPARRHIEASNIIEIEGVSRDDAIRITNAVVAASNGQRADDPAFRVETMYDEARERLKVVCLGSLNSNIAMLRLIELYSGGA
- a CDS encoding GatB/YqeY domain-containing protein, which codes for MGQTDVSPTTKIRDRLIAALHSAESDDPQGVRARTLRLVQCAMRDRDVTARGEGNCSGCEEADIRKFLEIMVAQREISAREFDESGRIAEAEREREEMEILESFLPQPLQGEALEDAVDDVVNDLEASKLKDMGRCMAELQSRYPGRIETGPANKAVRRALG